One part of the Ornithodoros turicata isolate Travis chromosome 2, ASM3712646v1, whole genome shotgun sequence genome encodes these proteins:
- the LOC135384147 gene encoding cystatin-2-like → MSPLFAVFLLGCASMAASQVPGGWNVKDPLSDSLYLELAHLAVSSQVEGKQYYDTVVELLEVQTQVVAGSNYRLKLVAAPSTCEVGVHQYSRERCTPQSDAPTKVCVAEFYHGFSGEPSLTSYSCEA, encoded by the exons ATGTCTCCACTCTTCGCCGTCTTCCTGCTGGGGTGTGCCAGCATGGCAGCGTCTCAAGTCCCAGGCGGTTGGAACGTGAAGGACCCTCTGTCCGACAGCCTGTACTTGGAACTGGCTCATTTAGCTGTCTCTTCTCAAGTGGAAGGCAAACAGTACTACGACACTGTCGTTGAGCTCCTCGAAGTTCAAACTCAG GTTGTCGCTGGATCCAACTACAGACTGAAGCTGGTGGCGGCGCCATCCACTTGCGAAGTTGGAGTGCACCAGTACAGCAGAGAACGTTGTACTCCACAAAGCGACGCG CCTACTAAAGTCTGTGTTGCAGAGTTCTACCACGGCTTCTCGGGTGAACCTTCCCTCACTTCTTATTCATGTGAGGCCTAA
- the LOC135386217 gene encoding zinc finger protein 431-like has product MQLSQEFRGQLVRVKSEPLDVASCLPEEGQVHQQHCGVPAGMCRIKEEPPEESSKEHPIIEVKTEPYNVAILTEQDHMGHHCDSTPEGARESTGTLHIEKDQPRGTCDLESSGFTSSEAQFKISTITPGPQYNNTSLVTTDGRTTERPPDESKPCALACTSKDSLKQHMCQSESEMRSITSPPDDKMGEEGFTYDICAPAFSPSGSDESHVSKRTDEKQSKSNLCQSLSLGCHKQTYTNKKPHKCDLCPAKFSWVAHLRLHKRVHTGKKPYKCDTCPSEFSQSCQLQRHKQTHTGEEPYKCHLCPAKFSHSRGLRYHKRTHTDEKPDKSNVCPAEFSKSTHLQDHNLTHMGEKPYKCNLCPAEFSHSASLSCHKRTHTGEKPYKCDVCPARFNRSGILQLHKRTHTGEKPYKCDVCPAVFSWSRSLQLHKRRHTGEKPYKCDVCPAEFSLSGGLQVHRRKHTGEKPYKCNLCPAEFRHGAGLSYHRRTHSGEKPYKCDVCPAVFSQSGNLQQHKRTHTGDKPYKCDLCPAEFRQRGSLQLHNRTHTGEKPYKCNLCPAEFKYRAGLSYHKRTHTGEKPYKCDVCSAEFSLLGILQKHNRTHTGEKPYKCDVCHVEFSQKVHLQQHKRTHTGEKPYKCDVCPAKFSRSGILQVHKRTHTGERPYKCDVCPAVFSWSRSLQLHKRRHTGEKPFKCDVCPAEFSVRGGLQVHRRTHTGEKPYKCDVCPAVFSQSGNLQHHKRTHTGDKPYKCDLCPAEFYQRGSLQLHNRTHTGEKPYKCNLCPAEFTHRAGLSYHKRTHTGEKPYKCDVCSAEFSLIGNLQKHKRTHTGEKPYKCDVCHVEFSQRAHLQRHKRTHTGKKPYKCDLCPVKFARSATLRKHKQTHTCKEP; this is encoded by the exons ATGCAGCTCTCCCAGGAGTTCCGCGGTCAGCTCGTGAGAGTGAAATCGGAACCACTTGATGTAGCATCGTGCCTGCCAGAAGAGGGCCAGGTACATCAACAGCACTGCG GAGTTCCGGCTGGGATGTGTCGCATTAAAGAAGAACCTCCAGAGGAGTCTTCAAAGGAACATCCAATCATAGAAGTCAAAACAGAGCCTTATAACGTTGCAATCTTGACAGAACAGGACCATATGGGGCACCACTGTGATTCAACACCGGAAG GAGCAAGAGAGAGCACAGGTACGCTCCATATTGAGAAGGACCAGCCCAGAGGCACTTGTGATCTAGAATCTTCAGGTTTCACTTCTTCAGAGGCACAGTTCAAGATAAGCACAATAACCCCTGGACCACAATACAACAACACCTCACTAGTCACTACGGACGGTAGAACCACAGAGCGGCCTCCAGACGAGAGCAAGCCATGTGCACTTGCATGCACATCGAAAGACAGCCTGAAACAGCACATGTGTCAGAGCGAGTCTGAAATGCGTTCCATTACTTCTCCACCAGATGATAAGATGGGAGAGGAGGGTTTCACGTACGACATCTGTGCCCCTGCATTCTCACCGTCTGGGAGTGACGAGAGCCACGTGTCAAAGCGTACTGACGAGAAGCAAAGCAAGTCCAATCTCTGCCAGAGCTTGAGTCTGGGGTGTCACAAGCAAACGTATACGAACAAGAAACCGCACAAGTGTGACCTCTGCCCGGCGAAGTTCAGCTGGGTTGCGCACCTGCGACTTCACAAGCGAGTGCACACTGGCAAAAAGCCATACAAATGCGATACCTGCCCgtcagagttcagccagagctgccagctacagcgtcacaagcagacacacacgggcgaggaGCCTTACAAGTGCCATCTCTGTCCTGCAAAGTTCAGCCATAGTAGGGGCCTGAGgtatcacaagcggacacacacagacGAGAAGCCAGACAAGAGCAATGTCTGCCCTGCTGAGTTCAGCAAGAGTACGCACCTACAGGACCACAATTTGACACACatgggcgagaagccgtacaagtgtaatctctgtcctgcagagttcagccataGTGCAAGCTTGTCGTGTCACAAGAGGACACatacaggtgagaagccatacaagtgcgatgtctgccccgCCAGATTCAACCGTAGCGGGATCCTGCAACTGCACAAGAGGACACatacgggcgagaagccgtacaagtgcgacgtctgccctgcaGTGTTCAGTTGGAGCAGGAGTCTACAGCTGCACAAGAGgagacacacgggcgagaaaccatacaagtgcgatgtctgccctgcggagttcagcttGAGCGGGGGTCTACAGGTGCACAGGAGGaagcacacgggcgagaagccgtacaagtgcaacctctgtcctgcagagttcaggcACGGCGCGGGCCTGTCATATCACAGGCGGACGCActcgggcgagaagccatacaagtgtgatgtctgcccggcggtgttcagccagagcgggaacctacagcagcacaagaggacacacacgggcgacaagccatacaagtgcgatctctgccctgcggagttccgCCAGCGCGGGAGTCTACAGCTGCACAATAGGAcgcacacgggtgagaagccgtacaagtgcaacctctgtcctgcagagttcaagTACAGAGCGGGCCTGTCATACCACAAGCGGActcacacgggcgagaagccatacaagtgcgatgtctgctctGCGGAGTTCAGCTTGTTGGGGATCCTACAGAAGCACAACAGGACACACACTggtgagaagccgtacaagtgcgatgtctgccatgTGGAGTTCAGTCAGAAAGTGCACTTACaacagcacaagcggacacacacaggcgagaagccgtacaagtgcgatgtctgccctgccaAATTCAGCCGTAGCGGGATCCTGCAAGTGCACAAGAGGACACATACGGGcgagaggccatacaagtgcgacgtctgccctgcaGTGTTCAGTTGGAGCAGGAGTCTACAGCTGCACAAGAGgagacacacgggcgagaaaccattcaagtgcgatgtctgccctgcggagttcagcgtTAGGGGGGGTCTACAGGTGCACAGGCGGAcgcacacgggtgagaagccatacaagtgtgatgtctgcccggcggtgttcagccagagcgggaacctacagcatcacaagaggacacacacgggcgacaagccatacaagtgcgatctctgccctgcggagttctaCCAACGCGGGAGTCTACAGCTGCACAATAGgacgcacacgggcgagaagccgtacaagtgcaacctctgtcctgcagagttcacgCACAGAGCGGGCCTGTCATACCACAAGCGGActcacacgggcgagaagccatacaagtgcgacgtctgctCTGCGGAGTTCAGCCTGATCGGGAACCTACAGAAGCACAAGAGGACACACActggcgagaagccgtacaagtgcgatgtctgccatgTGGAGTTCAGTCAGAGAGCACACCTACAAcggcacaagcggacacacacaggcaagaaaccgtacaagtgcgatctctgtcctgtaAAGTTTGCCCGCAGCGCGACTCTGAGAAagcacaagcagacacacacgtGCAAGGAGCCGTAG